GAAAATTAGCATTGCATAGCTGAGGAAGTGGTTTCTGAGAGGTTAAGAAATCATTCAATgtctcacagctagtaagaaCTGAAAGTGGCATTTAAACGTTTAGTTCTAGGTCTATATGAAACTAAGACCTACCACCACTGCCCTATCTCCTAGGAGGATGTACAGAAAAGACCTGTCAGATCATGCCTTggataaaggaataaaagaaacgaaggatttggaagaaaaaaaaatcccagagagTTAAATGTTGGAGGAAATTTTTGAGATAGCCTAGAAGCACAATGTTCCTCCATCTTTATCAAAGGAGTATTAAAGTAAAGGGGTATAGAGagagagtgggggggggggaggagaagaagaggaggaagaagaaggaggaggaggaggggggaagaaggagcaaaagaggaagaggaagaggaagttgaagaagaagatgggaaaagagagaagaggaaagagggaagagggaaggggtggCTGCAAATTGAAGATATATACTCCAGCCTTCAGCAAGGTCTTGGTGACCAAGAGGCATTTTCCATTAGCCAAAGGGACGTTCCAGGCACTCTCTGTGTGTTGCCCAGGCCATTTTGGGCTTTCCAGCCAAGCATGTGATATGACCAGGATAGTTTAGGGTGACTCTGGGAAAAGCTATTAGTtaatttcattcagttcaatCTAGCATTGTGTACGGAAATCTTTTGTCTTATTAACTAAGACCATGCTTTGCAAGGTACTGTTATTCTGTACCACATATACATAAATCTCTGGGGACAAGCTATTGAGGTATTAACTTTTGCCTTGTTTTCTCATATAATTTTATGCTTTGTTTCACTTTGACTGGGCACGTCAAAGACCCATACCCACACCTCATAACCCAGGAGGGAGCAGGACCTTGGAGGGAGTGGGTAAGGGAGAGTACCTTATTGCCCAGCCTGGGGCTGGGTTCCATGTCTATCTCGCATGTGCTGGTGACTGCCTCACGATGAAGGCGGGCCCTTGCCCAACAGCAGGCTGAGAATCAGAAGGGGTGAGAGGAGCCAGTCTGTCACAGACTAAGGGCTGGGATAACCAGGGATTCATCTCTAATGtgatggaggagggaagggggcccaCAAAGACTGACATCAGATGTTCTGCTAGTCACATAGGTAGGAACCTGGAACCAGATTTTTCTGCTCTGGAAGAATAAGAAAGTGGTACATCCCTTGTACTCAAGTGTGTGGGGAAAATTCATAGTCatttcatgtatatttatatacaatattttctggtattttttatttatttcatgttcTTCAGTCTTACTTCTCCTGCTAAGTTCTTGGAGAGGCTGAGATCACTTCTTATAGTCATGTATTCCTTGGTTCTAGGCTGAGAGTAGTTGCCTTAGAGGACATGTGTTGCTTTTGATGCTTGTAGCATATTGAAAGCTTATTAAAGATTATTAAAagattcttaaattttctaaatattttaagaagagcCAACCTAGTAGCACAGCTGAGGGACACCCTGCTAGTCCCAGCAGCTGGTACAGTGGTCCCGCCCCTGCCCTGAACTTAGGACGGCAGGTGTCTTGGTGCTCATTCGGGGAGAAACCAGTGGACTCCTCCACAGACACCTGGCTGCCCTGCCTCTGTGCCATTCTTGATCATGTGGAGAGATTTGTCCAGTATTTCCCCTCAGAAAATACACTGCCCCATTAGTAATATTCTCCTCACTCTTTCTTTCATTGCAGCTACATCCAATGGCCTAAATCCTCTAGATACAAACCAGCACCAATTGCCTTGCAGTTTAGGATTTCAAGtagaactgctttttctatgTAAGGGTTCTATGAGCTAGATTATGTTTAGAGTTAGACTGACGTATCCTCAGTGTTTCAGCAAGGCAGACCGGGCTCTGCTgctcatttcatttatatgaaagggAAGACAGGTGATCAGGTGGGAGTGGGCAAATCAGGACTCCTCTGGCCCTCAGAGGTCATATTTCCACAGTGGGCATCGGGAAGTCATAGCTGTCAAACCAAGTCACTCAGGGATCCTTGCATTTTCCACattctcctgtgtgtgtgtgtgtgtgtgtgtgtgtaggggagctCAGAGTCCATTCCTCCCCCTACTCTGAAAGTGCTTGGTAAGTGGAGATAAAGAATTTTGATGAGAAAGAGGTCGTTAACAAGTTCACATAGGCtgaatgtctctttggcatagcTGATGCTATAGGATTTGGAAACTGGGCTTTTTCTATTTGAGAAATAAAGAAGTAAGGTGATTTACTTATAGACTGTGTCCTGAAAAAAATTATCATTCTGTTTTCTAAGcatataagtaatatatttttattgtggaaaatttggaagaaccaaaaaaatacaaagacaaaatttAAATCACCCATAATTCTGCTATTACTTGTGtgtaagattaaaataaatactacatgTATATAGTAGGCATGGTATATAATGTGATGCGATGTGTAacttattagaaaatattatattGCATTATATTACTACTTTTTCCtacaaaattgggaaaattaCATATACTATGTTGCAACTTAAATGGTATGTAATTTCAGACTCTCTTAAATGTGAATAATGTAAGTAAGAATTTGATGGAAGAACAACTGAATGAACTCAGACATTAATGAACAAATGCATGAACACGTTCATTTTCCACTTGGCAATGGAAGACTTACAGCCCTTCTGAAGGTTTTAAACTAGAGGAAATTTGAGAGATTTAGACTAACCTCCTCATAATGGAATGATACTCCACTTTGTCctgaccccaccccatccccaaaacacacacacacacacatcatttaAGTACTAGCTCTAATTTATCTCACTGCGAACTTGCCTGGAACAGGAAGTCTTATTCTATAGACTTGACTCTCAAAAATACAGACAACaaacctctctctttctctccctatctCCTTGTTACACACCCATacccacacacaccaccaccaccaccaccttttctgaagcataaataaataactaatgtgGGATACCCTTATGTAATTCCAGAGATTTCAGCATTGCTTATGTTGGGCTGAGTATGAGgtgttatctttttttctttttgacatcatcATCTTTCTGTGAAGAGATAAACTGTGATTTAACACATAAATCTTCAAATAAAAACGTGCCCGGTTGTTTTGAGGTCAATTGTGTCTGACTCAACAAATTGTAAATTGCTTTGAGATTTCAGTTGTTCTTTTCTACCTTCCAAACATTGCAGAAAGatgaaaatgggaaaacaaacatACGGCAAAAAATATAGGACAAGAGTAAATCAAATCTCATTTCCCtcccctccaactttgttttgaGAACAGGCATCTGGTGTCAGAGAGACCTCACTGGAATCCTCACTTTGACACACTTAGCAATGTGACCATGGATATTTACCTTGACCTCTTAAAGTTCTACTAGTTTCCTCAtgaataaaatggggataatggtagTCCTATTTTATAAGACTGTTGTGAAGTTTAAATGAGAGAGTAGATGTACAGTACTTGGAACAGGAACTTTTAACTATGAAGTGCTAAATACTAAGCAACTgtaatttattatcattattagtcTTTTCTTAATGTTAATATTGTTGGGCTAGCATTAATCTGAAAGTAAAGAATTGTAGAAGGAGCCACAGAGTTCACCATAAATTTCCTCCTCAAATactgatttaattttgttttggatCTTTAAAATGAATACACACATGGATAACATCTATGAGGGGCTGATGGAAAATATTCAGACATTTTCCTGCTTATAAAAGGAATCTAATACAGTAAAAACAAATGAATCCCCAATGAGACCTTCCTAAAATTTCTAACTACAGCTTGTCATGATCCATAATGCTATGTTGTCTCTTGGTTTCAGTACAATATCTAGATTATAAATTAATGGCTTTGATTGGCAAATTACCCAGTGTAGTCAATATTACTTCATGAGAGTGATTGTAAGAGGAACCTAATTCTGTTAAAGATTCAGTTACAAAGGAGCATGTCAAAGCCAATGAAGTATGACGCTATCATGGGATTGGGGTTTAGCACCATGAAACTGATCATCCATGAGTCATTTTTTGGCTCAAACACAGGGAGACTCCAGGGAACACTAAGAGGATTTGTGAGTGTTCTGGCGGCCATCTTGGTGCTGTGTGTTCTGCCCAAACTGCACAAACCATGAGACCAGGGCAAGAGAGCACAGGAGGGATAGTGTTTCATGGCTTCATTCTTTCTGGTATGTGCAGAGCATCAGAGCTTGGGAGAACGCTGTGTTGATCAGTGTTTGGTGTTGAATGAGTTGGGGGTGAGAAGACAGGATGGCACATGTGGTTTCTCCCTTCCTGCTTCTATGAAGATGTTTGGCTGGGCCCAGAGCTTATAGCAGTTCATGAGAGAGGTACAGGGTCAGGACTGGGGGGAAATAGGAATCCTCCCAGGTCTCCTCAGTGTTGACTGGGGATATGAAATAAACAAGGGAGCCAAGGAAGGAAGAGACTGGGGCCAGTCCCTGAGGTGTGTTCATCACCAGCGCACATTCTATGGCTCCTCCCGAAGGTCTGTGACAACCCCCTGAGCAAATGAACTACAGGATTTCCCTACAGACTGAGCTGAATTTGAACCGACTGTGACAgcacattttcttcattcatttttctccttcataaaTATGTCTGTTGTCCTCCTGGACATCTTGGTCTGCTCTCCCCAGCCTGCCAGAAATAGCATTCTTTATCACAGGGGCTTTCAATGTACCCTTGTCAGTGTGACTGTTTCCATAGTGGGCATGACAGAATCCCCTGGGTACTGTTCTTTGTATAACATATTCGTGTTAATCACGGATGGAATGAGTTCATTGCTTGAAGGGGAAGACTCTTTCTTCATGGGCATACATATATCGATTAGTGCTCTTGCAGCTGTATTTATTGTCAACCAGAAAATATCAAATGGCTTATGCATTGAAGAGGGATTGCCAACTATTCAGATAGATATCCTGAGAGACTGGAATGAAATCCACTGATTTCCACCATGATTTTCCAATGTGCCTTCACAGGTAAGCCACTTCActtctctggatctcagtttctgGAAAGAGTTGATCTTTTTCTCAATTGTACCTTTAAGCTCAACTTTtaattgcagattttttgatatgatatgtatatattacatatatcaaGAAGTGTGTATATCtatcaatatctatctatctatctatccatctatctatctgtaaTTCTTGAATGTCTTGAGGATTAAAGAGATACAGATGTAAAGTCCTCCAAGCACAATGCCTGGTGCATAGGAGTCGCTCAATAAATACGTGGTGAGTCAGTTACTATTTCTACGCACATAGGCACGCATACACTTAAGCCACCTCTGACTTATAAACCCTCAGTTGAACTCATAACTGATAGCTGAAGCGGTCGAGCTGCTTCCCTTGCCCATGCATGATTGCTGcctgcagtgctggacaccttgcTGCCCTCCCCTCGGATTCCATGCAACTGCTGGAATCTTGGGACTGGAGGGTGAGGCTGTGCACTCCCATTTACTCAGCACAGGAAGGTGAGAGTCCCCCTTGCTGCTGGGGCACCACTGGAAGTGGGTGATCTCCCAGCAATCTGCCTTGCTCTGTGGAATGAGTTTCCCATGGGACACTGTGTTACAGGGTACTTGGTTTCTTGGAGCGGTCCACAAAGGAATCTTGTATGAGTCAGGGAGGAAACACATGGCACTCAAATTAGGTAACTTAGGAGACTTTAAGGACATTGTTTACAAAGATGTGGGCAGGATGTAGAGAGATCACAGGGGATACTGTAGTAGCCTGGAGAATGGCAACAGGGAACATTAGGTGCCACGTCTAGTCCTGAAGAGACAATGGGAGAAGAACTTGCCATAACTTGGAGACAGAGACCTTGTGGGGAGGGCCACCAGCCAGGTCCCTTTGCTAGAGAAACACAACCGGCTTGTGTTAAGTCGGCAGGGAGCCAGGGGAGTCAACATCTCTACCtccacctcccctctccccattggGTGAACCCATCCAGAAGCCAAAGAACAAAGGGGGCCAATACAAGGGAGTACTGGCCATTCAGACCAGCCTTTTGGGGCAGAGCAGGGTGGAAGAGAGCAGAGTGAGGATCCCCGCTCATAAAAGGTCTCTGGAACCCAACCACCATTTTTCCTAAGGGATGATGGGTTCCGAGTCCAAACAACACACTTGCTTAGCTTTTAGAACACCGCCTCTTTTTGATGTGTACAGTGTCTCTTTCTCATGTACATACATGGTTTGTGAGTAAATATATATCTAAAAGTGTCCGCACATGGATTAATATAATTAGGATAACTATTTAATTTTGAGAGCAAAGGGGGTGTTTGCTATTAATAAATACACTGGTGCACAGGAAAACTGGCACAATTCTGGGCAAAATGGAGCTTATGAGACCCTAACTAAAATGCAGTGAGCTGAATTCTATAAGTCCCAAATGACTCTTAATCACATTACTTTACAATTACTtgtatatattgcatatatttatACACGTGTGGCAGGCATTCCTCTCAGTTAGTAGGTGTACCTGTGAGGTACAATTTGAGAAAATATCAGTTAAAGAGGGAGGTCCCCTATCTTGAATATTCCTTATACCTGCTATGTTCTATGCTCCAAATTTCCCCACTAACGCAAGTATTTCTTTGTGTAGAGGTATTTTCTCCCACATAAATGTAAATCCctgaagaaaaattttatgttagGCTCTTTTGGCTGTTGATAACTTACTGGCAACAAGTTTTTCAAGTTCTGACCATCCTGAAGATGGTTTCCTGTGTGAAGAAGATACATAGAAAGGGCTTTTTGATGAGAGGAGGTGGCTAAAAGGTCTTGAGTTGCTGGCTGGCTAGGAAACCATCTTTGGTAAAGGTGTTAGGACTCTACACTACCTCTTCCCTCATTCATCCCCTGATGCAGCCCCAGCCTCACTTCTATCTATCTCCATACGATTTATGATCACAGATCCTACTTTTAAAGACAACCAAAGCTGGGTTTAATGGATTATCTGCTAATTCCCCAAAGTGTGGGCTGCACCCCACTGTGATACTCAAGATGATTTCAAGTCGAGTTCAGATGTGTTAAATAACAGTGAATCCCACACGAAAAGAGTTATTCCCTGTAGCTGACCCTGCTGCTTGGCTGGTGAACCCCAACATTTTTAGGTAATCACCCATCAGAGAAGGTGACTCTATGTCCAGCTCAGGGGTAAATCCAGATTGCTCTAAAAAATCATGATAATTCCAATACTCTTATATTGGCTTGCGAGAGGGCATGAGACCAGTTCTAGCCAATGAGACATGAGAGGGAGTGCCCCAAGGGCTTCTGAAAAGGGTTCATAACTTCTTGAAACTGCTTCTTTTTTGGTTGAATGGAGATGATGCTTTTGCCGCAACCAAAGTATCTCCTGAAGCAGTCTCTGAAGCATGAGACTACTTTTACATCTTTTGTGTATACCGTGTCCTTTTACATCTACTGTGTAGTACACTGAAGTGTACTTTTACGTCCACTGATGGCGTGCTTTTGGTTTCTTTTCCCCAGACCTCactctgttaatttttctttctctctctaatcatTAATCTTCTCCTGATCACAAACTTCTTACGCTCGGTCTACAAATGTAAGCAAGTCTGTACCATCGTAAGACAAACCCTTGACCCTGCCTTCTCCTTGAGCTGCTCAGCTTTATCTTCCCGACGCTGCCCATCCTCTTGCTGGAGCTGGCTGAATTCTGTGTTTGCTCGATTCCCATTTGCTTTTCTGCTCTCTGTGTTCTGACATCTGCATTTGTGTCCCACTGAAACTGCTCTCATGTAAGTTGATGAACCACCTCCTAATCAAAAGTCAATCACTTTTATTCAAGCCTCCCATTATTATCTTCCAAGCTACTGcaccctactctgtgccaggtaccatCCTAAAGGATTGGGTCATAGCAGGAAACAAAGCAGACTAACGTCCCTGCCCTTGGGGTGCTTACATTTTAGCATAACAATCAAGTAAACTGCATAATAGTTAGAAGATGCTAGTAAAAATGATGAAGTAGAGCTGGAAGAGAATGGGGGTACAAAGATTGGATGGGcaagatatattttataaagataaCACTGAGCAAAATTTAAAGGAAGCTGGGGATCAGTAATTAAAATTCTGCTGAAATATAATCTCATTTGGGTAATGCCGAAGATCTGTCAAGTAGCTATctgagggaagagcattccaggtagagAGAAGAGCTGGCAGAGTGTGCCTGGTGTGTAGAGAACATGGTGGAAGCTGAGTGGCTGGTGTGAAGAGAGTGAGTAAAGGGGTTTGAGGTAGGAGGGGAGTCAGACAGGAGATGGGCacatgtgaccctgggcaggtccCATCTGTAAAATCCAAGTGACCTCAGGGACATcgtttgaagattaaatgacccttttaacagtaaaaagaaaaaaccaacaaCAGGCAAATACTGTAGCTATCTGTTAAATATTAGTTCCACTGCAGTAAGTCTAGCTATGTTTTATAATAAATGCTAAGGAAGAAAGCTTATCTCATCTACTTTGTACTACATTGAGTGTAGCAAGATACATACAGATGATATATAAACTCCTGATTGTGATGATGCCttgataaagggaaaaaaaattaaagcatctTTAGCTCTGACATGAAAAACATgttaaattaaatgttaatatGAAAAGTGCGCAGTACACCATTTAACGTGGTCCTGTCCAAAGGAAATATCATGCAAGGCACAGAtgagattttaaattttgtagtaatgacattaaaaaatgtttaaaaaaaggtgaaattatatataaaatagataaacaacgaggaactactgtatagcacaaggaactatattcagtatcttgaagtaacctataatggaaaagaatctgaaaaagcatatatatatgtatatatacacacatatatgggtatatgtatttatatatctgaatcactttgttgtatacctgaaactagcacagcattgtaaatcaactatacttcaataaaaaattttaaaaaacaataaaaaagtgaagggcttccctagtggcacagtggttgagaatctgcctgctaatgcaggggacacgggttcgagccctggtctgggaagatcccacatgccacggagcaactaggcctgtgagccacaactactgagcctgcgcgtctggagcctgtgctccgcaacaagagaggtcgcgacagtgagaggcccgcgcaccgcgatgaagagtggcccccgcttgcagcaactagagaaagccctcgcacagaaaccaagacccaacacaccccaaaataaataaataaataaataaataaataaataaataaataaataaataaataaataataataaataaattaattaaaaaaaaaaaaaacccaaactgctTGAAGAcgggaaatgaaattaaaaaaaagaaaaaaaaaagtgaaataaatttgaataacattttatttaactttgcatgtccaaaatattgtcatttaccatataatcaatataaaaattattaagaggcattttacatttttttttaagctttttttttttttaatttatttatttttggctgtgttgggtcttcgtttctgtgcaagggctttctctagttgcggcgagcgggggccactcttcatcgcggtgcgcgggcctctcactctcgcggcctctcttgttgcggagcacaggctccagactcacaggctcagtagttgtggctcacgggcttagtcgctccgcggcatgtgggatcttcccagaccagggttcgaacccgtgtcccctgcattggcaggcggattctcaactgctgcaccaccagggaagccccattttacatttttttaaacactgtctTCAGAATGTGGTGTGTGTTGTATACTTACAGCACAACTCAGTTCAACCTGTCACATGGTAAGTGCTGAAGAGCCCTGTGTGGCTGGTAGCCACCACATTGGACAAGGCAGGTCTAGTAGattttaaatacttaataaatgtcaattattattattattaaaaacaacaggaattggGAAATACACTTAGCCCTGGTtttgaggaaggaagaaatggaaactttGGAGTCTTGTATCAAATAAAGTCCTGATGATCTTGTCTGCTAGTTTTCCTCCCATGCCTCCCATGGCTGTCTCGTCTAGGATGGCAGAGTTCTCAGCTCAAGTGACTGAGAGATGGCTCCATGCAGGAAAGACCTGAGACCAGCCTGTGGGTGACTCGAGGGGCCAGGAATGTGAGTTCCCATCTCCCGGGGCCCGTCTGTCACCAGTGTCCCCGCTCCCACTGCACTCACGTCTCACCACACTGTGGATCAGTTCATCCAGGTCTCTGCTTGGCCTGGGTCACACCCAGAATTACTACCCGAGGGGTCTCTCCACAGAAGGTGTCTGGTTTCAAATAACATTTCAGCACCTTTGAGAGTGCCATCATGGCAAGAGTGACGCTATTAGCTCCAGTGTTGGTAGCAGAGGATGGCAGGAGCTCAGAGAAAGGCGTCAGGGAAGGCCCCAACTTGTAGCTATGTTTTTCCCATGAGGATTTAATTAGACTGCTGCTGTGTCAATACTCTTAGAACACTGCCAGCCTCTTCCCTTAGATGGAAACAGGCCAGTCTCCATGCAAGGATTCGGAGGGTAACTGGGACTCCTGGGAGGGAAACTGGCTTTGAGAGGCCACGTGGAATTTTTCCAAGTTTGGGGGGCCATGTGGTGTGGGGCTTTGGTTGCTACGTGGTTGCTGGCACTGTGGTGTGACGGTCCCAGGATCCATCCACAGCTGCACCCAGACCAAGAATGAGGGCCTCAAGCCTTGCTTCAAAGACCTCCATCAGAATGACCtcacttcctttttctcctctaccagcttctctcttcctctcaggAAAAAATGTCCCGTGGACCAGCTGGGGCTGCcatcctggctcttcagaagccCAATTCTTAGCCCTTCTTCTGTTTATAACAACTTGAATGTTACATCTGTCATTTCCCATCCTCTACAGGGCTCCAAGGAGGCGGCACCATTATTTTCATGTTAAATGTCTGAGTACGTGGAGGAattgagagattaagtaacttcctCAAGGTTGCTAAGTCACAGACTTGGGATTTGACTACCctgcttttcaaaataatagtaataacagtaaaaatattaGCAGCAAAAGGTAGTAAACACCCAATAAAAGGAAGTCATTATTATTACACAAATTAGATAAATGCATAATTGGCATGTTGgcccctctctcttcttcctacTGGGCCAGAAATGCTGTCATTACACAGACTTGCTTTGCATTTTTTTTGAACTGAAATGCAAAAGAAGGTTTAATTGTTAGGAACTACCAAAGCTCTACTTTCACTACACATGTAATCAGTACTAGCGTTGAAACTCACTTTTAACTTGATATTCTTTCACAAAGAAATCTACACATAAGGAAAATGAGTCTTCTGCTGCAAGCTGGTGTGATCTTACCAGCCATGGAATCTCAGAAGTTGTTCAGAACAAGAGCAACACAGGCTCCACCTAAACTGAGGGAAGATACTGAAGTTAAGAATCTGTAAGCCATTTAAAGGCATTTGGTGTCAGTATCTTAAAAGATTaagatactttaaaacaaaaccctTATACGAATATCAAAGATTTAGGGAATTCTCACAAATAACCAAATGTCTATGGCTTTCAGCTGTCACCCTACTGCTGAGGTAGGTGACCAGGATTCATCAAAAGAGACAATCTTTTAGAAATTCCCTAAGAAAAATCTTGCATAATCAGTTGGTTTCTTAAACCTGTGTCCAGTTTCTTTTgacggtttttgttttgttttttcctttctttcatttacaCTTTTTGAAAGAGGTTGTCCGAGCAACTGTCCCTCCCCTCAAGCTCTGGCGGAGTAGCATCTCATATACTCCGTCATCCACGGGTTCTCCGACGAGGCAGGCTTGACCCGCCTGGTTCTGTCCACGTCGGCGGAGTGAGCCCGCTGCCTCTGAGCCGACAGCTGCCTCTTCTCCACCTGCCTTCTGCTCTTGGCTCGCAACGCGGATTCATGAATCTCATGCACTGGGGCAGAAGCACAGACGTCGTGAGTTTTTTGGCTTCCTGTATCCGTCTGTTTTTCTCCCCACCCATAAAGGACAAACGGATGcttatgttcttttattttagctGATGACCTTTGAGGACTGTTGACCGCTCTCCTACTTCCTCTGGCAGGTAAGGCACTTGGTGGTTGTTGAGGTTCGGTACTGCTGGGTAATTTGTCAGACTCTCTGGTTCTCATCTgtcgttcaggtttttcttttatgtctttcaCTGGCAGTGCTGGCAGCGCCGAGTCCTCCGCGGCGTCCGCGTCCCCCGCGGCCTCCGCGCCCAACTCCTCCTCCGGGGCCGCGCGCGCCCGCTGCTCCGGCTCCTCGCGCGCCGCTGGCTCCacgggcggcggcggcgaggcCGGGGCGCACTGGGGTGCGGGGGCCCTGGCGCCCGAGGACGCCGACAACGCCGAGTCGTCTGAGGCGCAGGCCGGGCCCCAGTCGTCCCAGAGCCAGGGCGCGTGCGCCTGCTCCAGCAGCCGGCGGCCCAGGCGGTAGTGGAGCAGCGCGCGGTAGCACGGCCCGTACTCGTCCCAGCGCGGCTCCTGGTAGCGCTTCATGTACTCGCTCCTTGCTTTGCATTTTAATGAGTAAAAGCAGATTCCCATGGAAGCACTGTCTCCTTCAGGTGCTATTAGTTCTTGAGTGGTGCAGAGCCAAGTCCTGAGGAAAGGAGACAGGGTAGGAACTTGAGTTAGCAG
The window above is part of the Eubalaena glacialis isolate mEubGla1 chromosome 9, mEubGla1.1.hap2.+ XY, whole genome shotgun sequence genome. Proteins encoded here:
- the LOC133097361 gene encoding centriole, cilia and spindle-associated protein-like → MGICFYSLKCKARSEYMKRYQEPRWDEYGPCYRALLHYRLGRRLLEQAHAPWLWDDWGPACASDDSALSASSGARAPAPQCAPASPPPPVEPAAREEPEQRARAAPEEELGAEAAGDADAAEDSALPALPVKDIKEKPERQMRTRESDKLPSSTEPQQPPSALPARGSRRAVNSPQRSSAKIKEHKHPFVLYGWGEKQTDTGSQKTHDVCASAPVHEIHESALRAKSRRQVEKRQLSAQRQRAHSADVDRTRRVKPASSENPWMTEYMRCYSARA